A DNA window from Macaca fascicularis isolate 582-1 chromosome 18, T2T-MFA8v1.1 contains the following coding sequences:
- the NETO1-DT gene encoding uncharacterized protein NETO1-DT, whose amino-acid sequence MGALVMAWGSETLLEARSLGGIATLRAAGAPGLVRGGMGPRRRQQGHPNRADLGEGRGGGEDPAGIRGSARQGAERGCSRKSRAGSSCRTEGVEAGEAFV is encoded by the coding sequence ATGGGCGCCTTAGTCATGGCTTGGGGCTCCGAGACCCTCCTGGAAGCCCGGAGTCTGGGTGGGATAGCGACGCTGCGCGCAGCCGGCGCCCCGGGGCTGGTGCGCGGCGGAATGGGGCCGCGGCGGCGGCAGCAAGGACATCCCAACCGCGCGGAtctgggggaggggcggggagggggtgaGGACCCGGCTGGGATCCGCGGCTCGGCCCGCCAGGGCGCAGAGAGAGGATGCAGCCGCAAATCCCGAGCCGGATCCTCGTGCCGGACGGAAGGCGTGGAAGCTGGAGAGGCCTTCGTGTGA
- the LOC135968201 gene encoding uncharacterized protein: MLQYRKFTSAPTRAGLQGPPERSAEAFPARSAAGKGREGWLRERTGAAGRVLTVKHAAPMDHVCALHQRLRAPLIPFRDGKTSSGGGRTGSRGVKDAKQERNKGGPRGRPKGRGSSEPTLQPDPDESVLRPGRALALAGPQRRAASSIPTVTLASHPGAGRHHPRRRRQDPPPGHRRRRRVGRTRREAGGERGASPGTPPSRCRGAGAARWGPVQTDGSDGAGGGGGRDGSVPSLRRAAQQVGAASPGGCPAAALLAPALGDLPLRH, translated from the coding sequence ATGCTGCAATACAGAAAGTTTACGTCGGCCCCAACCCGCGCGGGACTGCAGGGTCCGCCGGAGCGCAGCGCAGAGGCTTTTCCTGCGCGTTCGGCCGCTGGAAAGGGGCGGGAGGGCTGGCTCCGGGAGCGCACGGGCGCGGCGGGCAGGGTACTCACTGTGAAGCACGCTGCGCCCATGGATCATGTCTGTGCGTTACACCAGAGGCTCCGGGCTCCACTAATTCCATTTAGAGACGGGAAGACTTCCAGTGGCGGGGGGAGGACAGGGTCGAGAGGTGTTAAAGACGCAAAGCAAGAACGAAATAAAGGGGGCCCGAGAGGGAGACCAAAAGGAAGGGGGAGCTCGGAGCCCACGCTGCAGCCAGATCCGGATGAGTCCGTCCTCCGCCCCGGGCGGGCTCTCGCTCTCGCTGGCCCTCAGCGCCGCGCAGCCAGCAGCATCCCCACCGTGACGCTCGCATCACACCCGGGCGCCGGCCGCCACCATCCGCGCCGCCGCCGTCAGGACCCTCCTCCCGGGCATCGTCGCCGCCGCAGGGTCGGGAGGACGCGGCGCGAGGCAGGCGGCGAGCGCGGGGCGAGCCCCGGGACGCCCCCGAGCCGGTGCCGGGGAGCGGGCGCAGCGAGGTGGGGGCCAGTCCAGACCGACGGCAGCGACGgagcgggcggcggcggcggcagggaTGGCTCAGTCCCCAGTCTCAGACGCGCCGCGCAGCAGGTCGGAGCAGCCTCCCCGGGAGGATGTCCAGCGGCAGCGCTCCTCGCTCCAGCCCTTGGGGATCTTCCGCTGAGGCATTGA
- the NETO1 gene encoding neuropilin and tolloid-like protein 1 isoform X5, translated as MIHGRSVLHIVASLIILHLSGATKKGTEKQTTSETQKSVQCGTWTKHAEGGIFTSPNYPSKYPPDRECIYIIEAAPRQCIELYFDEKYSIEPSWECKFDHIEVRDGPFGFSPIIGRFCGQQNPPVIKSSGRFLWIKFFADGELESMGFSARYNFTPGKIKE; from the exons ATGATCCATGGGCGCAGCGTGCTTCACA ttGTAGCAAGTTTAATCATCCTCCATTTGTCTGGGGCAACCAAGAAAGGAACAG aaaagcaaaccaCCTCAGAAACACAGAAGTCAGTGCAGTGTGGAACTTGGACAAAACATGCAGAGGGAGGTATCTTTACCTCTCCCAACTATCCCAGCAAGTATCCCCCTGACCGGGAATGCATCTACATCATAGAAG CTGCTCCAAGACAGTGCATTGAACTTTACTTTGATGAAAAGTACTCTATTGAACCATCTTGGGAGTGCAAATTTGATCATATTGAAGTTCGTGATGGACCTTTTGGCTTTTCTCCAATAATTGGACGTTTCTGTGGACAACAAAATCCACCTGTAATAAAATCCAGTGGAAGATTTCTATGGATTAAATTTTTTGCTGATGGAGAGCTGGAATCTATGGGATTTTCAGCTCGATACAATTTCACACCTG
- the NETO1 gene encoding neuropilin and tolloid-like protein 1 isoform X4, with the protein MIHGRSVLHIVASLIILHLSGATKKGTEKQTTSETQKSVQCGTWTKHAEGGIFTSPNYPSKYPPDRECIYIIEAAPRQCIELYFDEKYSIEPSWECKFDHIEVRDGPFGFSPIIGRFCGQQNPPVIKSSGRFLWIKFFADGELESMGFSARYNFTPEPPYCIYRMRFHCCEQLNQNGALGDFSMK; encoded by the exons ATGATCCATGGGCGCAGCGTGCTTCACA ttGTAGCAAGTTTAATCATCCTCCATTTGTCTGGGGCAACCAAGAAAGGAACAG aaaagcaaaccaCCTCAGAAACACAGAAGTCAGTGCAGTGTGGAACTTGGACAAAACATGCAGAGGGAGGTATCTTTACCTCTCCCAACTATCCCAGCAAGTATCCCCCTGACCGGGAATGCATCTACATCATAGAAG CTGCTCCAAGACAGTGCATTGAACTTTACTTTGATGAAAAGTACTCTATTGAACCATCTTGGGAGTGCAAATTTGATCATATTGAAGTTCGTGATGGACCTTTTGGCTTTTCTCCAATAATTGGACGTTTCTGTGGACAACAAAATCCACCTGTAATAAAATCCAGTGGAAGATTTCTATGGATTAAATTTTTTGCTGATGGAGAGCTGGAATCTATGGGATTTTCAGCTCGATACAATTTCACACCTG agcCACCATACTGCATTTACAGAATGAGATTTCATTGCTGTGAACAACTGAATCAGAATGGAGCTCTTGGAGATTTTTCCATGAAGTAG